One stretch of Nocardioides perillae DNA includes these proteins:
- a CDS encoding ATP-dependent DNA helicase, producing MSPTTPARSPARTGATGPRGRSRSAAPTGPAYRLVRPGAEAGAAPPPVLDAEQQRVVDHEGGPLLVLAGPGTGKTTTLVEAVVRRVEQGARPEEVLALTFSRKAAEQLRDRVTARLGRTTAAAPSSTFHSFAYGLVRAYAPAELYEAPLRLLSAPEQDVVLRELLTDSPESVDWPPGLARALGTRGFAREVHAVLSRAREKGLDGAALTALGREHDAPELVAAGLFLDQYLTNLDAQGATDYADLIRRATIEARAHRDELRRRFRHVFVDEYQDTDPGQVALLRELAGDGRDLVVVGDPHQSIYAFRGAEVRGILDFPREFPTLDGRPAEVVALRTTRRFGPRLLVATQRVAARLPLSGSIDAAAREAFLAPQATTGALGEGRVVVRTFDTERAGAEHLADLLRRAHLEDGVPWDEMAVLVRSGRASIPPLRRALGAAGVPVEVAADEVPLVRDPAVLPLLDALRTVAEGDSAVDGARAESLLTGPLGGLDAGDLRRLGRALRTRERARALREGASPRPSGELVRLAVLDPTLLDGLDEPAAGRAQALAGLLAAAREDLAAGATAEEVLWSLWSGTSWPARLRRAAEQGGPAARRAHRDLDSVCALFDLAARAEEQRDHRGVRAFLATLVAQQIPGDTLAERGARGAAVRLLTAHRSKGLEWRLVVLAHVQEDAWPDLRRRSTLLQADRIGTDGLVPPVSVRSLLAEERRLFYVACTRARQRLVVTAVASGDDEGEQPSRFLDELGVPVEAVVGRPARPLSVDGLVAELRRTLADPAQPEPLREAAARRLARLAAETVGDRALVPHADPSTWWGTRAATRSVQPVRDPERPVPLSASALEGIVTCPMRWFLEREAGGTARAHQAANLGQLLHALAQRVATGDLDAGPDDVGVLMAHVDAVWDRLEFRTPWSRAREHDRVRAALERFLRWHHRTGRRLLATEAPFDTVVELPDGEQVQLTGYADRLELDRDGRVVVVDLKTGRTAPSTSSVQQHRQLALYQLAVDHGAVAEHAPDAPAGGGELVQLGLLDGGPEAVVQPQRRHADDGPERAVLRGELQRAAVVLRREGFPAAAGAHCRDCAFTSLCPVKGAGSVVAS from the coding sequence GTGAGCCCGACGACCCCCGCCCGCAGCCCCGCCAGGACCGGTGCGACCGGTCCCCGAGGCCGCTCGCGGTCCGCCGCACCGACCGGCCCGGCCTACCGCCTGGTGCGGCCCGGTGCCGAGGCGGGTGCGGCGCCACCACCGGTGCTCGACGCCGAGCAGCAGCGCGTCGTCGACCACGAGGGCGGTCCGCTGCTGGTGCTCGCCGGGCCCGGCACCGGCAAGACGACGACCCTCGTCGAGGCCGTGGTGCGCCGGGTCGAGCAGGGCGCGCGGCCCGAGGAGGTGCTGGCCCTCACCTTCTCGCGCAAGGCCGCGGAGCAGCTGCGTGACCGGGTGACCGCACGGCTGGGGCGCACGACCGCCGCGGCCCCCAGCTCGACCTTCCACTCCTTCGCCTACGGCCTGGTCCGCGCCTACGCCCCCGCGGAGCTCTACGAAGCCCCGCTGCGGCTGCTCAGCGCACCCGAGCAGGACGTCGTGCTCCGCGAGCTGCTCACCGACAGCCCCGAGTCGGTCGACTGGCCGCCCGGCCTGGCCCGCGCGCTCGGCACCCGCGGCTTCGCCCGCGAGGTGCACGCCGTGCTCTCCCGTGCGCGGGAGAAGGGCCTCGACGGCGCGGCCCTGACCGCGCTGGGGCGAGAGCACGACGCGCCGGAGCTGGTCGCCGCCGGACTCTTCCTCGACCAGTACCTCACCAACCTCGACGCCCAGGGCGCCACCGACTACGCCGACCTCATCCGGCGTGCGACGATCGAGGCGCGCGCCCACCGCGACGAGCTGCGCCGCCGCTTCCGCCACGTCTTCGTCGACGAGTACCAGGACACCGACCCCGGCCAGGTGGCGCTGCTCCGCGAGCTCGCGGGCGACGGCCGCGACCTCGTCGTGGTCGGCGACCCCCACCAGTCGATCTACGCCTTCCGCGGCGCCGAGGTGCGGGGCATCCTCGACTTCCCCCGCGAGTTCCCGACCCTCGACGGCCGCCCCGCAGAGGTCGTCGCGCTGCGCACGACCCGCCGCTTCGGGCCCCGGCTGCTCGTGGCCACCCAGCGGGTCGCCGCCCGGCTGCCGCTGTCGGGCAGCATCGACGCCGCCGCGCGCGAGGCCTTCCTGGCGCCGCAGGCGACCACCGGTGCGCTGGGGGAGGGGCGCGTGGTGGTGCGCACCTTCGACACCGAGCGGGCCGGGGCCGAGCACCTCGCCGACCTGCTGCGCCGCGCCCACCTCGAGGACGGCGTGCCGTGGGACGAGATGGCCGTGCTGGTGCGCTCCGGCCGGGCGTCGATCCCGCCGCTGCGCCGCGCCCTGGGGGCGGCGGGCGTCCCGGTGGAGGTGGCCGCCGACGAGGTGCCGCTCGTGCGCGACCCGGCGGTGCTGCCGCTGCTCGACGCACTGCGCACCGTCGCGGAGGGGGACTCCGCCGTCGACGGTGCGCGCGCGGAGTCGCTGCTGACCGGGCCGCTCGGGGGCCTCGACGCCGGTGACCTGCGTCGGCTCGGCCGGGCGCTGCGCACCCGGGAGCGGGCCCGGGCGCTGCGCGAGGGCGCGTCGCCGCGGCCATCAGGTGAGCTGGTGCGCCTCGCCGTCCTCGACCCCACGCTGCTCGACGGCCTCGACGAGCCCGCGGCCGGCCGTGCGCAGGCGCTCGCGGGGCTCCTGGCCGCCGCCCGCGAGGACCTCGCTGCCGGCGCCACCGCCGAGGAGGTGCTGTGGTCGCTGTGGTCCGGCACCTCGTGGCCGGCCCGGCTGCGGCGTGCGGCGGAGCAGGGCGGGCCGGCGGCGCGTCGTGCCCACCGCGACCTCGACTCCGTCTGCGCCCTCTTCGACCTCGCGGCCCGCGCCGAGGAGCAGCGCGACCACCGCGGTGTGCGGGCCTTCCTCGCGACGCTCGTCGCGCAGCAGATCCCCGGTGACACCCTGGCGGAGCGCGGCGCGCGCGGCGCCGCCGTGCGCCTGCTGACGGCGCACCGCTCGAAGGGGCTGGAGTGGCGGCTCGTGGTGCTGGCCCACGTCCAGGAGGACGCCTGGCCCGACCTGCGGCGCCGCTCGACGCTGCTGCAGGCCGACCGCATCGGCACCGACGGGCTGGTCCCGCCGGTGTCGGTGCGCAGCCTGCTCGCCGAGGAGCGCCGCCTCTTCTACGTCGCCTGCACCCGCGCGCGGCAGCGGTTGGTGGTCACCGCCGTCGCGTCCGGCGACGACGAGGGCGAGCAGCCGTCGCGGTTCCTCGACGAGCTGGGGGTGCCGGTGGAGGCGGTCGTGGGCCGCCCGGCGCGGCCGCTGTCCGTCGACGGCCTGGTGGCCGAGCTGCGACGCACGCTCGCCGACCCCGCCCAGCCCGAGCCGTTGCGCGAGGCGGCCGCGCGCCGCCTCGCGCGGCTCGCCGCCGAGACGGTCGGCGACCGCGCACTGGTGCCGCACGCCGACCCCTCCACCTGGTGGGGCACGCGTGCGGCCACCCGGTCGGTGCAGCCCGTCCGCGACCCCGAGCGGCCCGTGCCGCTCTCGGCCAGCGCGCTGGAGGGCATCGTGACCTGCCCGATGCGCTGGTTCCTCGAGCGCGAGGCCGGCGGCACCGCCCGCGCCCACCAGGCGGCCAACCTCGGCCAGCTCCTGCACGCGCTCGCCCAGCGGGTGGCGACCGGCGACCTGGACGCCGGTCCCGACGACGTGGGAGTGCTGATGGCCCACGTCGACGCCGTCTGGGACCGGCTGGAGTTCCGCACGCCGTGGTCGCGCGCACGGGAGCACGACCGCGTCCGCGCCGCGCTCGAGCGCTTCCTGCGCTGGCACCACCGCACCGGTCGCCGGCTGCTGGCGACCGAGGCGCCCTTCGACACCGTCGTCGAGCTGCCCGACGGCGAGCAGGTGCAGCTCACCGGCTACGCCGACCGTCTCGAGCTCGACCGCGACGGTCGGGTCGTGGTCGTCGACCTCAAGACCGGCCGCACCGCCCCGTCCACGAGCTCGGTGCAGCAGCACCGCCAGCTCGCGCTCTACCAGCTCGCGGTCGACCACGGGGCAGTGGCGGAGCACGCGCCCGACGCGCCCGCCGGCGGTGGCGAGCTGGTGCAGCTCGGGCTGCTCGACGGCGGCCCGGAGGCCGTGGTGCAGCCCCAGCGGCGGCACGCCGACGACGGCCCCGAGCGCGCGGTCCTGCGCGGCGAGCTGCAGCGGGCCGCGGTGGTGCTGCGGCGCGAGGGGTTCCCGGCCGCCGCGGGGGCGCACTGCCGCGACTGCGCCTTCACGTCGCTGTGCCCGGTCAAGGGCGCCGGGTCGGTGGTGGCGTCGTGA
- a CDS encoding ATP-dependent DNA helicase has protein sequence MTGPLAPVVPIESPEDLQRVMQTPYAPSPQQWRAISAPLSPAVVVAGAGSGKTTLMAARVVHLVVTGQVRPEEVLGLTFTTKAASELRARIRAALRTAGVLPEAGRPAGRGGPGGPGVTDDDAGEEVLEPTVLTYNAYAAQLLSEHGLRIGHEPDTRVVTDAARFQLGARVVERHTAAVHQLSDHPETVIQSLLALDGAMSEHLVAPDDVRRVDAEARRGFERALAEERAGKARSTWCQAVEKAISAIDRRAELLGLVEDYRRLKRDLGLMDFSDQIELGARLAVEQPDVGAAERAVRKVVLLDEYQDTSVAQATMLSRLFSGPDPARGLGHAVTAVGDPNQAIYGWRGASVSNILGFAETFPAAPGPDGTPGEVPVHPLTVNRRSDRLVLDVANRLAEPLLEAYDQVEPLEAAPGAAEGSVEVAVHETHADELAWLVEAVQDAHAGVRDDGSPLLWSDLGVLVRDNAHAEDVFDALTSAGVPVEIVGLSGLLRLPEVAEVVATLRLLHDVTANAALLTLLTGPRWAVGPRDLRLLGRRAAQIAGGQLARPDDASDVAAHLLAVADGVDPAEVPCLDDALADPGDPAEHPFSSEARERFALLAAELRQLRGHVGEPVLDVVRRIVDAAGTDVELASAVSPAAAARRDNLDLFLRAVADFEAVDGDVTLPALLAYLTAEDDQGNGLDLATPTQADSVKLLTVHRSKGLEWHTVFLVGACETRFPSNRSRTLWTTSPAVLPAPLRGDAHDLPQLAGHDKPALDAYRAATRAHDAEEELRLGYVALTRAAHRLAVTSYCWSPRATPFGPSSYQQVVREVLEERGLPVHCWREKPEKGAAHPYADVDATRPWPPTEAGREALLRREAAERVRAAAARVGAPDDDLDVVSAARVAEWDAELDRLLAELRRDRADEVTVALPASLSATAVSRLRDDPDGFARDLARPVPRRPSSAARFGTRFHAWVEARFGQQDLFDYDDLPGRADAGIDDDTDLKALVEAFEAGPFATRVPHAVEAPFALVLAGQVVRGRIDAVYAEPDGSFLVIDWKTGRSLDADPLQLALYRLAWAELHDLPLDRVRAAFCHVRTGDVVAPPDLLDRAGLEALLGGD, from the coding sequence GTGACCGGTCCTCTCGCACCCGTGGTGCCGATCGAGTCACCCGAGGACCTCCAGCGCGTCATGCAGACGCCCTACGCGCCGAGCCCGCAGCAGTGGCGCGCCATCTCGGCCCCCCTGTCCCCGGCGGTCGTCGTCGCCGGCGCCGGGTCGGGCAAGACGACGCTGATGGCCGCCCGGGTCGTGCACCTGGTGGTCACCGGCCAGGTGCGCCCCGAGGAGGTCCTGGGGCTCACGTTCACCACGAAGGCCGCCAGCGAGCTGCGCGCGCGCATCCGTGCCGCGCTGCGCACCGCCGGCGTGCTGCCCGAGGCCGGCCGGCCGGCGGGCCGGGGCGGTCCAGGTGGGCCGGGCGTCACCGACGACGACGCGGGCGAGGAGGTGCTGGAGCCCACGGTGCTGACCTACAACGCCTACGCTGCGCAGCTGCTCAGCGAGCACGGCCTGCGCATCGGCCACGAGCCCGACACCCGCGTGGTCACCGACGCCGCGCGCTTCCAGCTCGGCGCCCGGGTCGTCGAGCGCCACACCGCCGCGGTGCACCAGCTCTCCGACCACCCTGAGACCGTCATCCAGTCGCTGCTCGCGCTCGACGGCGCGATGAGCGAGCACCTCGTCGCGCCCGACGACGTGCGACGTGTCGACGCGGAGGCACGGCGCGGCTTCGAGCGCGCCCTGGCCGAGGAGCGCGCCGGCAAGGCGCGCTCGACGTGGTGCCAGGCGGTCGAGAAGGCGATCTCGGCGATCGACCGCCGTGCCGAGCTCCTCGGGCTCGTGGAGGACTACCGCCGGCTCAAGCGCGACCTGGGGCTGATGGACTTCTCCGACCAGATCGAGCTCGGGGCGCGCCTCGCGGTCGAGCAGCCCGACGTCGGCGCCGCCGAGCGCGCGGTGCGCAAGGTGGTCCTCCTCGACGAGTACCAGGACACCTCCGTCGCGCAGGCGACCATGCTCTCCCGGCTCTTCTCGGGGCCCGACCCGGCGCGTGGGCTCGGCCACGCGGTCACCGCGGTCGGCGACCCCAACCAGGCCATCTACGGCTGGCGCGGCGCCTCGGTGTCCAACATCCTCGGCTTCGCCGAGACCTTCCCGGCCGCGCCGGGTCCCGACGGGACCCCGGGCGAGGTGCCGGTCCACCCGCTCACCGTCAACCGCCGCTCCGACCGGCTCGTCCTCGACGTCGCCAACCGGCTCGCGGAGCCGCTGCTGGAGGCCTACGACCAGGTCGAGCCGCTCGAGGCGGCGCCCGGGGCGGCGGAGGGCAGCGTCGAGGTCGCGGTCCACGAGACCCACGCCGACGAGCTGGCGTGGTTGGTGGAGGCGGTGCAGGACGCACACGCGGGGGTCCGCGACGACGGCTCGCCCCTCCTGTGGTCCGACCTGGGCGTGCTGGTGCGCGACAACGCCCACGCCGAGGACGTCTTCGACGCGCTGACCTCGGCCGGCGTCCCGGTCGAGATCGTCGGGCTCTCCGGGCTGCTGCGCCTGCCCGAGGTGGCCGAGGTGGTCGCGACCCTCCGGCTGCTGCACGACGTGACGGCCAACGCCGCGCTGCTGACGCTGCTCACCGGTCCGCGCTGGGCGGTGGGTCCGCGCGACCTGCGCCTGCTCGGCCGGCGGGCCGCCCAGATCGCGGGAGGCCAGCTGGCCCGGCCCGACGACGCGAGCGACGTGGCTGCGCACCTGCTGGCCGTCGCCGACGGCGTCGACCCGGCCGAGGTGCCGTGCCTCGACGACGCCCTGGCCGACCCGGGGGACCCGGCGGAGCACCCCTTCTCCTCCGAGGCGCGCGAGCGCTTCGCCCTGCTCGCCGCCGAGCTGCGCCAGCTGCGCGGCCACGTCGGCGAGCCGGTGCTCGACGTGGTGCGCCGCATCGTCGACGCCGCCGGCACCGACGTCGAGCTGGCCTCCGCGGTGAGCCCGGCGGCGGCCGCGCGTCGCGACAACCTCGACCTCTTCCTGCGCGCGGTCGCCGACTTCGAGGCGGTCGACGGCGACGTCACGCTGCCGGCGCTGCTCGCCTACCTGACCGCGGAGGACGACCAGGGCAACGGCCTCGACCTCGCGACGCCGACGCAGGCCGACTCGGTCAAGCTGCTCACGGTGCACCGCTCCAAGGGCCTCGAGTGGCACACCGTCTTCCTGGTGGGTGCGTGCGAGACCCGCTTCCCCTCCAACCGCTCGCGCACCTTGTGGACCACCTCGCCGGCGGTGCTCCCCGCGCCGCTGCGCGGCGACGCCCACGACCTGCCGCAGCTCGCCGGCCACGACAAGCCGGCCCTCGACGCCTACCGCGCGGCCACCCGGGCCCACGACGCCGAGGAGGAGCTGCGCCTCGGCTACGTCGCGCTCACCCGCGCCGCGCACCGGCTGGCCGTCACCTCCTACTGCTGGAGCCCGCGCGCCACGCCGTTCGGGCCCTCGTCCTACCAGCAGGTCGTGCGCGAGGTGCTCGAGGAGCGCGGGCTGCCCGTGCACTGCTGGCGCGAGAAGCCGGAGAAGGGCGCCGCGCACCCCTACGCCGACGTCGACGCCACCCGCCCCTGGCCACCGACCGAGGCCGGGCGCGAGGCACTGCTGCGCCGCGAGGCCGCCGAGCGCGTGCGCGCCGCCGCGGCGCGGGTCGGTGCACCCGACGACGACCTCGACGTGGTCTCCGCGGCGCGGGTCGCCGAGTGGGACGCCGAGCTCGACCGGCTGCTCGCCGAGCTGCGCCGCGACCGTGCCGACGAGGTGACGGTGGCGCTGCCGGCCAGCCTGTCGGCCACCGCGGTCTCCCGGCTGCGCGACGACCCCGACGGCTTCGCCCGCGACCTGGCGCGCCCCGTGCCGCGACGGCCGTCGTCCGCCGCTCGCTTCGGCACCCGCTTCCACGCCTGGGTCGAGGCGCGCTTCGGCCAGCAGGACCTCTTCGACTACGACGACCTGCCGGGGCGCGCCGACGCCGGCATCGACGACGACACCGACCTCAAGGCGCTCGTCGAGGCCTTCGAGGCCGGACCGTTCGCGACCCGGGTGCCCCACGCCGTCGAGGCGCCCTTCGCGCTCGTGCTCGCGGGCCAGGTGGTCCGCGGCCGCATCGACGCCGTCTACGCCGAGCCCGACGGCAGCTTCCTGGTCATCGACTGGAAGACCGGCCGCAGCCTGGACGCCGATCCGCTCCAGCTCGCGCTCTACCGCCTGGCCTGGGCCGAGCTGCACGACCTGCCGCTCGACCGGGTGCGCGCCGCCTTCTGCCACGTGCGCACCGGCGACGTGGTCGCCCCGCCGGACCTCCTCGACCGCGCGGGTCTCGAGGCGCTCCTCGGTGGGGACTAG
- the nudC gene encoding NAD(+) diphosphatase encodes MPTPDPTPRPPAPASPRTLPHVALSQHAHDRHGAHRSDEAWHAARWADPTTRVLVLAGSRLRVVDGRVAWTTPAEAPAGTRLLLGERDGTTAYAVVVDPADAPGPREEWVVLRAALQHVADPADPDAARDAPLVLHAVGLAEWLWATRHCPRCGGALEVRKAGHEQVCTACGKPQFPRTDPAVIMLVAHGEPGSDDERCLLGRSPAWPPGRYSTLAGFVEPGETMEDAVRREVHEETGVLVGAVDYFGSQPWPLPASLMVGFTARASSTAVAVDGEEVEDARWWTRDELRAEAESGALVLPGGVSISRSLIEGWYGGPLPGQW; translated from the coding sequence GTGCCGACCCCCGACCCGACACCCCGCCCGCCGGCCCCGGCGTCGCCCCGCACCCTGCCCCACGTCGCGCTGTCGCAGCACGCCCACGACCGGCACGGGGCGCACCGCAGCGACGAGGCGTGGCACGCCGCGCGGTGGGCCGACCCCACCACGCGCGTCCTGGTGCTCGCCGGCTCACGGCTGCGCGTCGTCGACGGCCGCGTCGCCTGGACCACGCCGGCCGAGGCGCCCGCGGGCACCCGCCTGCTGCTGGGGGAGCGCGACGGCACCACGGCGTACGCCGTCGTCGTCGACCCCGCGGACGCGCCTGGCCCGCGCGAGGAGTGGGTCGTGCTCCGCGCGGCGCTCCAGCACGTGGCCGACCCGGCCGATCCCGACGCCGCGCGCGACGCCCCGCTGGTGCTGCACGCCGTCGGTCTCGCCGAGTGGCTGTGGGCGACGCGGCACTGCCCGCGCTGCGGAGGTGCGCTCGAGGTCCGCAAGGCGGGGCACGAGCAGGTCTGCACCGCGTGCGGCAAGCCGCAGTTCCCCCGCACCGACCCCGCGGTCATCATGCTGGTCGCCCACGGCGAGCCGGGGTCCGACGACGAGCGGTGCCTGCTCGGGCGCAGCCCCGCGTGGCCGCCCGGGCGCTACTCCACCCTCGCGGGCTTCGTCGAGCCCGGGGAGACGATGGAGGACGCCGTGCGCCGCGAGGTGCACGAGGAGACCGGGGTGCTGGTCGGCGCGGTCGACTACTTCGGCAGCCAGCCGTGGCCGCTCCCGGCCAGCCTCATGGTCGGCTTCACCGCGCGCGCGAGCTCCACCGCCGTCGCGGTCGACGGCGAGGAGGTCGAGGACGCGCGCTGGTGGACCCGCGACGAGCTGCGCGCGGAGGCCGAGTCGGGCGCGCTCGTGCTGCCCGGCGGCGTCTCGATCTCGCGGTCGCTCATCGAGGGGTGGTACGGCGGTCCGCTGCCGGGCCAGTGGTGA
- a CDS encoding mycoredoxin produces MSAQFTMYSTPWCGYCHRLKGQLDREGIPFDVVDIEQDPAAAQLVEQANGGNQTVPTLVYSDGTAMTNPSLAQVKEKLASLA; encoded by the coding sequence ATGAGCGCCCAGTTCACGATGTACAGCACGCCCTGGTGCGGCTACTGCCACCGCCTGAAGGGCCAGCTCGACCGTGAGGGCATCCCCTTCGACGTGGTCGACATCGAGCAGGACCCCGCGGCCGCGCAGCTCGTCGAGCAGGCCAACGGCGGCAACCAGACCGTGCCGACCCTCGTCTACAGCGACGGCACGGCGATGACGAACCCCTCGCTGGCGCAGGTCAAGGAGAAGCTGGCCTCGCTGGCCTGA
- a CDS encoding ATP-dependent DNA helicase UvrD2, translated as MPHADDLLAALDPEQRAVAEALRGPVRVLAGAGTGKTRAITHRIAHGVRTGVYEPTEVLAVTFTTRAAGEMRGRLRSLGAGGVQARTFHSAALRQLRYFWPRVHGSELPTLTESKLGLVATAARRHRLPTDQALLRDLASEVEWAKVSNVHPDDYVRVAASRGRSVAKADPEVVARVLSTYEDVKRSAGRMDMEDVLLLCAGVLADDERVAAQVRRQYKWFVVDEFQDVSPLQQALLDLWLGGRHEICVVGDPAQTIYSFAGADSTYLRDFATHHPGTTSVELVRNYRSTPEVVSVANRLLSGSPSEGVRLTAVRDGGPAVSWAQRADEVEEAEAVAARVLELRAAGVPLSEVAVLFRINAQSEAFEEALAARGLPYVVRGAARFFDRPEVRQAVTLLRGTARGGGGGTADDLLDDVRATLSGVGWTTDAPTARGQTRDRWESLQALVDQAAEFARTAAERDEPADLGAFVDDLDRRAAEQHAPVAEGVTLASLHAAKGLEWDVVFLCGLQDGTLPISYAIETGPGAVEEERRLLYVGVTRARRELHVSWALARQPGGRASRKPSRFLDGLRPAGLDDGGGQRERGRSRRRQPAHCRECGRPLETPAARKTGRCEDCPASYDEELFERLRAWRLAKAADESVPAYVVFTDATLQLIAEHRPRSPQALLALSGIGRGKLEKYGEEVLELLS; from the coding sequence ATGCCGCACGCCGACGACCTGCTCGCCGCGCTCGACCCCGAGCAGCGTGCGGTCGCCGAGGCGCTGCGTGGGCCGGTGCGCGTGCTGGCCGGCGCCGGCACGGGCAAGACCCGCGCCATCACCCACCGCATCGCCCACGGGGTGCGCACCGGTGTCTACGAGCCCACCGAGGTGCTCGCGGTCACCTTCACCACGCGCGCGGCCGGCGAGATGCGCGGGCGGCTGCGCTCGCTGGGCGCCGGCGGGGTGCAGGCGCGCACCTTCCACTCCGCCGCGCTGCGCCAGCTGCGCTACTTCTGGCCCCGCGTGCACGGCAGCGAGCTGCCGACCCTCACGGAGTCCAAGCTCGGCCTGGTCGCGACCGCGGCCCGGCGACACCGGCTGCCCACCGACCAGGCGCTGCTGCGCGACCTCGCCTCCGAGGTCGAGTGGGCCAAGGTGAGCAACGTCCACCCCGACGACTACGTCCGCGTCGCGGCGTCGCGCGGCCGCTCGGTGGCCAAGGCCGACCCCGAGGTGGTCGCGCGGGTGCTCTCGACCTACGAGGACGTCAAGCGCAGCGCGGGCCGCATGGACATGGAGGACGTGCTGCTGCTGTGCGCGGGCGTCCTCGCCGACGACGAGCGGGTGGCCGCGCAGGTCCGCCGACAGTACAAGTGGTTCGTCGTCGACGAGTTCCAGGACGTCTCGCCGCTGCAGCAGGCGCTGCTCGACCTGTGGCTGGGCGGTCGCCACGAGATCTGCGTGGTCGGCGACCCCGCCCAGACGATCTACTCCTTCGCCGGAGCCGACTCGACCTACCTGCGCGACTTCGCAACCCACCACCCCGGCACGACCTCGGTGGAGCTGGTGCGCAACTACCGCTCCACCCCCGAGGTCGTCTCGGTCGCCAACCGGCTGCTGTCCGGCAGCCCCAGCGAGGGCGTGCGGCTCACTGCCGTGCGCGACGGCGGCCCGGCGGTGTCGTGGGCGCAGCGCGCCGACGAGGTCGAGGAGGCCGAGGCGGTCGCGGCCCGGGTGCTCGAGCTGCGTGCGGCCGGGGTGCCGCTGTCCGAGGTGGCGGTGCTCTTCCGCATCAACGCCCAGTCCGAGGCCTTTGAGGAGGCGCTCGCCGCCCGCGGCCTGCCCTACGTCGTCCGTGGCGCGGCCCGCTTCTTCGACCGCCCCGAGGTGCGTCAGGCGGTCACCCTGCTGCGCGGCACCGCGCGCGGCGGTGGCGGGGGCACCGCCGACGACCTCCTCGACGACGTGCGCGCCACGCTGTCCGGCGTCGGCTGGACCACCGACGCGCCGACCGCCCGCGGGCAGACGCGCGACCGGTGGGAGTCGCTGCAGGCGCTGGTCGACCAGGCGGCCGAGTTCGCCCGGACCGCCGCCGAGCGCGACGAGCCCGCCGACCTCGGGGCCTTCGTCGACGACCTCGACCGCCGTGCCGCCGAGCAGCACGCCCCGGTCGCCGAGGGCGTCACCCTCGCGAGCCTCCACGCCGCGAAGGGCCTCGAGTGGGACGTCGTCTTCCTCTGCGGCCTGCAGGACGGCACCCTGCCCATCAGCTACGCGATCGAGACCGGTCCCGGGGCCGTGGAGGAGGAGCGGCGCCTGCTCTACGTGGGGGTCACCCGGGCCCGCCGGGAGCTGCACGTGTCGTGGGCGCTCGCGCGCCAACCCGGAGGGCGGGCCTCGCGCAAGCCGTCGCGCTTCCTCGACGGCCTGCGCCCCGCTGGCCTCGACGACGGCGGGGGCCAGCGCGAGCGCGGCCGGTCCCGGCGACGTCAGCCGGCCCACTGCCGTGAGTGCGGCAGGCCACTGGAGACGCCCGCGGCGCGCAAGACCGGGCGGTGCGAGGACTGCCCCGCGTCCTACGACGAGGAGCTCTTCGAGCGGCTGCGGGCCTGGCGGCTCGCCAAGGCCGCCGACGAGAGCGTCCCGGCCTACGTCGTCTTCACCGACGCCACCTTGCAGCTCATCGCCGAGCACCGCCCCCGGTCACCGCAGGCACTGCTGGCGCTCAGCGGCATCGGCCGGGGCAAGCTCGAGAAGTACGGCGAGGAGGTCCTGGAGCTGCTCTCCTGA
- a CDS encoding WhiB family transcriptional regulator, whose protein sequence is MTISVLDRATEQLPATLGQLHDAAEEVDEERLPCRVENPELWFAETPSDVEFAKSLCQGCPVQSLCLDGALERREPWGVWGGQLFLQGVVIPRKRPRGRPRKSEAAA, encoded by the coding sequence ATGACCATCAGCGTTCTCGACCGCGCGACGGAGCAGCTCCCGGCAACCCTGGGCCAGCTGCACGACGCGGCGGAGGAGGTGGACGAGGAGCGGTTGCCGTGCCGGGTGGAGAACCCCGAGCTCTGGTTCGCCGAGACCCCGTCCGACGTGGAGTTCGCCAAGTCCCTGTGCCAGGGCTGCCCCGTGCAGTCGCTGTGCCTCGACGGGGCGCTCGAGCGGCGCGAGCCGTGGGGCGTCTGGGGAGGCCAGCTCTTCCTGCAGGGCGTGGTGATCCCGCGCAAGCGCCCGCGTGGCCGGCCCCGCAAGAGCGAGGCAGCCGCCTGA